The following proteins are co-located in the Clostridia bacterium genome:
- the rseP gene encoding RIP metalloprotease RseP, whose protein sequence is MSPQEILIALVFFSLLIAVHEFGHFLAAKLCRVRVEEFSVGMGPLLVGKKWGETFYCLRAVPLGGYNKMAGMEPETLDDPRGFYRQSAGRRLAILISGSLMNFLLAVLIYAFIFWALGSPSNQPVIGRVLPDWPAQEAGLAAGDRIVAINGRSIDYWQDMVSIIHRSPGMPLELTVERKGRVFRVEIVPRLDPQSQVGMIGVEPSLIRFSPFGALGQGIRQTALVLYLVLVGLGQMFARQVPVDLVGPVGVVQLLGEAARFGTASVLSFAAFISLNLGLFNLFPIPALDGSRLLFLAVEALRGRPVDPRKEGLVHLVGFAVLVGMLLIITYRDLLRIFG, encoded by the coding sequence GTGAGCCCTCAGGAGATATTGATAGCCCTCGTGTTCTTTTCGCTCCTGATAGCCGTACATGAGTTCGGTCACTTCCTGGCCGCCAAACTATGCCGGGTACGGGTAGAGGAGTTTTCCGTGGGCATGGGGCCGTTGTTGGTCGGGAAGAAGTGGGGTGAAACCTTCTATTGCCTTCGGGCGGTGCCGCTGGGCGGCTACAACAAGATGGCGGGAATGGAACCGGAAACGCTTGACGACCCCCGGGGCTTCTATCGGCAGAGCGCCGGGCGGCGCCTGGCGATCCTGATTTCCGGATCCCTGATGAACTTTCTCCTGGCGGTTCTGATTTACGCTTTCATCTTTTGGGCCCTGGGCTCTCCGTCCAACCAACCGGTGATCGGCCGGGTATTGCCGGATTGGCCGGCCCAGGAGGCAGGCCTGGCCGCCGGCGACCGGATAGTGGCCATAAACGGCCGGTCGATAGACTACTGGCAGGATATGGTGAGCATAATCCACCGGAGCCCGGGAATGCCGCTGGAACTCACGGTAGAGCGGAAGGGCCGGGTGTTCAGGGTAGAAATCGTGCCCCGGCTGGATCCCCAGAGCCAGGTGGGAATGATCGGGGTCGAACCCTCCCTGATACGATTCAGCCCGTTCGGGGCCCTGGGGCAGGGAATACGACAGACCGCGTTGGTGCTCTACCTGGTCCTGGTAGGTCTGGGCCAGATGTTTGCCCGACAGGTGCCGGTAGACCTGGTCGGGCCGGTGGGCGTAGTGCAGCTACTGGGTGAGGCGGCGCGCTTCGGAACCGCCAGCGTACTGAGCTTTGCTGCTTTTATCAGCCTAAACCTGGGCCTCTTCAACCTGTTTCCCATTCCGGCTCTGGACGGAAGTCGCCTGCTGTTCCTGGCCGTGGAGGCCCTACGGGGCCGTCCCGTGGACCCCCGCAAGGAGGGACTGGTCCACCTGGTCGGCTTCGCCGTTCTGGTCGGTATGCTGCTAATCATCACCTACCGCGATCTGCTGCGGATATTCGGCTAG
- the rbfA gene encoding 30S ribosome-binding factor RbfA — MARQRVQRVAEQIKKEIASILKHEMKDPRLGFVSVTDVELSPDLHYAKVYVSVLGDDQAQRESLEVLNKATGFVRREIGERLSLRFVPELAFRFDPSIQRGARIAELLHQLRREQGETSGTDNGESKHEPADE, encoded by the coding sequence ATGGCCCGGCAACGGGTACAGCGGGTGGCCGAGCAGATAAAGAAGGAGATAGCGTCCATTCTGAAGCACGAGATGAAAGATCCCCGGCTCGGTTTCGTCAGCGTAACCGACGTGGAGCTATCTCCCGACCTTCACTACGCCAAGGTCTACGTCAGTGTTCTGGGGGATGATCAGGCCCAGAGGGAGAGTCTGGAGGTACTCAACAAGGCCACCGGCTTCGTCCGTCGCGAGATCGGTGAGCGGCTATCCCTCAGATTCGTTCCGGAGCTGGCCTTTAGGTTCGATCCTTCCATCCAGCGGGGAGCCCGCATCGCCGAGCTTCTACACCAACTGCGGCGGGAGCAAGGGGAGACCTCAGGAACAGATAACGGAGAAAGCAAGCATGAACCGGCCGATGAATGA
- the ispG gene encoding flavodoxin-dependent (E)-4-hydroxy-3-methylbut-2-enyl-diphosphate synthase, whose product MRRPSLALRIGTVTVGGGAPVVVQSMTKTDTRDASATLAQIRKLAAVGCELVRVAVPDWEAAAALKTIKARSPLPVVADIHFDYRLALAALEAGVDGLRLNPGNIGGPKRIKEVVREAAARQVPIRIGVNAGSLEKDLRGRYGRPTPEALVESALRHIRLLEDLGFTLIKVSLKAADVPLTVAAYRLLANQVRYPLHLGITEAGPLVSGSVKSALGIGILLAEGIGDTIRVSLTAEPRWEVKVAYDILRSLDLRRRGVEIISCPTCGRCHIDVAALAQAVEERLSGVAEPLRVAVMGCEVNGPGEARQADVGVAGSRRGGVIFRRGEIVRRVSSEALLEALTEEVAQVLGRPIH is encoded by the coding sequence ATGCGCCGGCCCAGCCTGGCTCTGCGCATCGGAACGGTCACCGTGGGGGGCGGCGCCCCGGTAGTGGTGCAGTCCATGACCAAGACCGACACCCGGGATGCCTCGGCCACCCTTGCCCAGATCCGAAAACTGGCCGCAGTGGGCTGTGAACTGGTCCGCGTGGCGGTACCCGATTGGGAGGCGGCCGCCGCGCTGAAAACCATCAAGGCCCGGTCGCCTCTGCCGGTAGTGGCCGACATCCACTTCGACTACCGGCTGGCGCTGGCCGCCCTGGAGGCCGGGGTAGACGGGTTGCGCCTGAATCCCGGCAACATAGGAGGCCCGAAACGCATCAAGGAAGTGGTTCGCGAGGCGGCGGCCAGGCAGGTGCCCATCCGCATAGGCGTTAACGCCGGTTCCCTGGAGAAAGACCTGCGCGGCCGTTACGGTCGTCCCACGCCCGAAGCGCTGGTGGAAAGCGCCCTGCGCCACATCCGGCTGTTGGAAGATCTCGGGTTTACGCTGATAAAGGTCTCGCTTAAGGCCGCCGACGTACCCCTGACGGTAGCCGCCTACCGGCTGCTGGCCAACCAGGTACGCTATCCGTTACACCTGGGTATCACGGAAGCCGGGCCTCTGGTTAGCGGAAGTGTGAAGTCCGCCCTGGGCATCGGCATTCTTCTGGCGGAGGGCATCGGCGATACCATCAGGGTTTCGCTTACCGCGGAGCCCCGCTGGGAGGTAAAGGTAGCCTACGACATCCTGCGCAGCCTGGACCTGCGCCGGCGGGGAGTGGAAATCATCTCCTGCCCTACCTGCGGCCGGTGCCACATTGATGTGGCCGCCCTGGCCCAGGCGGTGGAAGAAAGGCTGTCCGGCGTCGCCGAGCCCCTTCGGGTGGCGGTAATGGGCTGCGAGGTTAACGGGCCGGGAGAGGCCCGGCAGGCGGACGTCGGTGTGGCCGGGTCCCGCCGAGGCGGGGTGATCTTCCGCCGGGGCGAGATAGTGAGACGGGTGAGCTCGGAGGCGCTGCTGGAGGCCTTGACCGAAGAAGTAGCCCAAGTCCTGGGTCGACCTATCCACTAG
- a CDS encoding ribosome maturation factor RimP, translating into MTERAKDKLTALLEPVVEETGYELVDLEYQKESGHWVLRLFIDRPEGITLDDCEAVSERVGRYLDEVDPIPHRYFLEVSSPGVNRTLRKDRDFERFRGQKVWVRTYGPVEGRRQFRGQLQGLEAGCVLVREGDMVWRIPREAVAKARLEAE; encoded by the coding sequence TTGACGGAAAGGGCCAAGGATAAGCTGACCGCCCTTCTCGAACCGGTAGTGGAGGAGACCGGTTATGAACTGGTAGACCTTGAGTACCAGAAAGAAAGCGGACACTGGGTCTTGCGCCTGTTCATTGACCGTCCGGAGGGCATCACCCTGGACGATTGCGAAGCGGTGAGCGAGAGGGTGGGGCGTTACTTGGACGAGGTGGACCCCATCCCCCACCGGTACTTTCTCGAGGTTTCCTCGCCGGGGGTGAACCGCACCCTGCGAAAGGACAGGGATTTCGAGCGGTTCCGGGGGCAGAAAGTGTGGGTGCGCACCTACGGGCCGGTCGAAGGGCGTCGCCAGTTTCGGGGGCAACTCCAGGGATTAGAGGCCGGCTGCGTACTGGTTCGGGAGGGGGACATGGTATGGCGCATCCCCCGCGAAGCGGTGGCCAAGGCCAGGCTGGAGGCGGAGTAA
- the infB gene encoding translation initiation factor IF-2, which produces MTKRRVYELAKDMGLGTRELVRILEILGMTVKSHMSTVEPDVVDKVAEYLRQGRGQGKPPAEARAVVAPPKEEPRAKSAPPRAGARDRTAPAQPPAAAARAPTGEGKTGAPTTEKAAAAPARGTPAPPAPDKRRVRPVQVAAHSYLPELEEEEEPRVRPRRRKKARAFREGPPKPPTAPAKKVTLEGSLTVQELANRMGRQANEIIRKLISLGIMAGLNDELDQETAALVAGEFGVEVRLRTERPATEIEEPKDDPSAMRERPPVVTVMGHVDHGKTSLLDAIRHTNVTAQEAGGITQHIGAYQVEVNGRKITFIDTPGHEAFTSMRARGAQVTDIAVLVVAADDGVMPQTVEAINHARAAGVPIVVAINKMDKPDANPERVKQQLAEHGLIPEEWGGETICVPVSALKHQGLEDLLEMLLLVADLQGLSADPTRPAKGVVLESELDRGRGPVATVLVQKGTLRVGDNFVVGASFGRVRAMLDDQGRTVKEAGPSMPVRVLGLEEVPQAGDILQVVPDDKTAREVAEARRAEQRRGLPQERPTSLEDLFRQVEAKETKELNVIVKADVHGSVEAVRHALERLGNEEVKIRVIHGGVGAISESDVMLASASRAMIVGFNVRPEPGARHAADEEKVEIRLYRVIYELLEEMKSLLSGLLEPEIREVQLGRAEVRATFHVPKVGVVAGCYVLEGKVARNALARLIRDGKVIYEGRVGSLKRFKDDAREVVQGYECGIGLENYNDIKVGDTIEAYVQEKVKREL; this is translated from the coding sequence ATGACGAAAAGGCGAGTATACGAGCTGGCCAAGGACATGGGCCTGGGCACCAGAGAACTGGTGCGTATTCTGGAGATCCTTGGCATGACGGTAAAGTCCCATATGAGCACGGTGGAACCGGACGTAGTGGACAAGGTGGCCGAATACCTTAGGCAGGGCAGGGGACAGGGCAAACCCCCAGCGGAAGCGCGAGCCGTGGTTGCTCCGCCCAAGGAAGAACCCAGGGCGAAGTCTGCTCCGCCCAGAGCGGGAGCACGCGACCGGACTGCACCCGCGCAGCCTCCTGCGGCTGCGGCCAGGGCACCAACCGGGGAAGGCAAGACCGGTGCCCCCACGACAGAGAAGGCCGCCGCCGCACCGGCACGCGGAACCCCCGCACCCCCGGCTCCGGATAAGCGCCGGGTAAGACCGGTTCAGGTAGCAGCCCATTCCTACCTGCCGGAGCTGGAGGAAGAAGAGGAGCCCCGGGTGAGACCCCGGCGCCGCAAGAAGGCCAGAGCCTTTCGGGAAGGACCACCCAAGCCGCCTACGGCGCCGGCCAAGAAGGTGACCCTGGAGGGCAGCCTTACCGTGCAAGAGCTCGCCAACAGGATGGGTCGCCAGGCCAACGAGATCATTCGCAAGCTCATAAGCCTGGGTATCATGGCCGGGCTAAACGACGAGCTCGATCAGGAAACCGCTGCCCTGGTCGCCGGCGAGTTCGGAGTAGAGGTTCGGCTGAGGACTGAACGCCCGGCAACCGAAATCGAGGAGCCGAAAGACGATCCTTCGGCCATGCGCGAGCGCCCGCCGGTGGTCACGGTGATGGGGCACGTGGACCACGGCAAGACTTCCCTCCTGGACGCCATTCGGCATACCAACGTGACCGCCCAGGAGGCCGGAGGCATTACCCAGCACATCGGCGCCTACCAGGTAGAGGTTAACGGCCGCAAGATAACCTTTATCGATACCCCCGGGCACGAGGCCTTCACCTCCATGCGGGCGCGGGGCGCGCAGGTAACGGACATCGCCGTACTGGTGGTGGCGGCCGACGACGGAGTAATGCCCCAGACTGTGGAAGCCATCAACCACGCTCGGGCTGCCGGAGTGCCCATAGTGGTGGCCATAAACAAGATGGATAAACCGGATGCCAATCCGGAACGCGTGAAACAGCAGCTTGCCGAGCACGGTCTCATTCCCGAAGAATGGGGCGGGGAGACCATCTGCGTTCCGGTTTCCGCCCTCAAGCACCAGGGCCTGGAGGATCTCCTGGAAATGCTCCTTCTGGTGGCAGATCTTCAGGGACTGTCGGCCGATCCCACCCGACCGGCCAAGGGCGTGGTTCTGGAGTCGGAGCTGGACCGCGGTCGCGGCCCCGTCGCCACCGTCCTGGTGCAAAAAGGCACCCTGCGTGTGGGGGATAACTTCGTAGTCGGGGCCAGTTTCGGCCGGGTTCGGGCCATGCTGGACGACCAGGGCCGGACGGTAAAGGAGGCCGGCCCTTCCATGCCGGTGCGGGTGTTAGGGCTGGAGGAGGTTCCCCAGGCGGGGGATATTCTCCAGGTTGTTCCCGACGATAAGACCGCCCGAGAAGTAGCCGAGGCGCGACGGGCCGAACAGCGGCGCGGCCTGCCTCAGGAGCGGCCGACTTCCCTGGAGGATCTTTTCCGGCAAGTAGAAGCCAAGGAAACCAAAGAACTAAACGTGATCGTAAAGGCCGACGTACACGGTTCGGTGGAGGCGGTAAGGCACGCCCTGGAGAGACTGGGCAACGAGGAAGTCAAGATCCGGGTAATCCACGGCGGAGTAGGCGCCATCAGCGAAAGCGACGTGATGTTGGCGTCGGCTTCCCGGGCCATGATAGTGGGCTTCAACGTGCGGCCGGAGCCGGGGGCCCGGCACGCGGCCGATGAGGAGAAGGTAGAAATACGGCTGTACCGGGTGATCTACGAACTTCTGGAGGAGATGAAGTCCTTACTCAGCGGCCTGCTGGAGCCGGAAATCCGGGAGGTGCAGCTGGGCCGGGCCGAAGTCAGGGCCACGTTCCATGTGCCCAAAGTGGGAGTGGTGGCCGGGTGCTACGTGCTGGAGGGTAAGGTAGCCAGGAATGCCTTGGCCCGCCTGATCCGAGACGGAAAGGTAATCTACGAGGGCCGGGTCGGCTCACTTAAGCGCTTCAAGGACGACGCGCGCGAGGTAGTGCAGGGCTACGAGTGCGGTATCGGGCTGGAGAATTATAACGATATCAAGGTAGGAGATACCATCGAGGCCTACGTGCAGGAAAAGGTCAAGAGGGAACTGTAG
- the nusA gene encoding transcription termination factor NusA, whose translation MNAEFMEALREIEREKSIPLEMLLEAIEAALLSAYRKNFGTAQNARVEIDRTTGALRVLAQKTVAEKVDDPREEIGLEEAQRLNPRYQPGDKVEVEVTPRDFGRIAAQTAKQVVVQRIREAERNLIYDEFSGREQDIVTGVVRRAEMKTVFVDLGRTEAILAPAEQVATEVYRQGDRIKTYIVEVRKTTKGPQILVSRTHPGLVRRLFELEVPEIHEGVVEIKAVAREPGLRTKIAVHSHDPNVDPIGACVGPRGVRVQTVVNELRGEKIDIIRWSPDPAEFVASALSPAKVVSVELDEDSHAARVVVPDYQLSLAIGREGQNARLAARLTGWKIDIKSESQVAG comes from the coding sequence ATGAACGCGGAGTTTATGGAGGCTTTGAGAGAGATCGAGCGGGAGAAGAGCATACCTCTGGAGATGCTACTCGAGGCCATCGAAGCCGCCCTTCTGTCTGCCTACCGGAAAAACTTCGGTACGGCGCAAAACGCACGGGTGGAAATCGATCGCACCACCGGCGCCCTAAGAGTACTGGCGCAAAAAACCGTGGCCGAGAAAGTAGACGATCCGCGAGAAGAGATCGGCCTGGAGGAAGCCCAGCGGCTTAACCCCCGCTATCAGCCCGGCGACAAGGTGGAGGTAGAGGTCACGCCCCGGGATTTCGGGCGCATCGCCGCCCAAACCGCCAAACAGGTGGTAGTCCAACGTATCCGTGAGGCCGAGCGCAACCTGATCTACGACGAATTTTCCGGCCGGGAACAGGATATCGTCACCGGCGTTGTACGGCGGGCGGAGATGAAGACCGTATTCGTAGATTTGGGTAGAACCGAGGCCATCCTGGCTCCCGCCGAACAGGTGGCTACCGAAGTCTACCGGCAGGGAGACCGGATAAAAACCTATATTGTCGAAGTCAGGAAGACCACCAAGGGGCCGCAAATCCTGGTTTCCCGTACCCACCCGGGTTTGGTCCGTCGTCTTTTCGAGCTGGAGGTGCCAGAAATCCACGAGGGTGTGGTAGAGATCAAAGCAGTGGCCCGCGAGCCCGGCCTGCGCACCAAGATCGCCGTGCATTCCCACGATCCTAACGTGGACCCCATTGGCGCGTGCGTGGGGCCCCGAGGCGTAAGGGTGCAAACCGTAGTCAACGAGTTGCGGGGCGAGAAGATCGACATTATCCGCTGGAGTCCGGACCCGGCCGAGTTCGTGGCCAGTGCCTTGAGCCCGGCCAAGGTGGTTTCCGTAGAGCTGGACGAGGACAGCCACGCCGCCAGAGTGGTAGTTCCGGATTACCAGCTCTCCCTGGCCATAGGGCGCGAAGGACAGAACGCGCGCCTGGCGGCCCGCCTTACCGGGTGGAAAATAGATATCAAGAGCGAATCCCAGGTAGCCGGGTAG
- a CDS encoding proline--tRNA ligase: MRFSALLAPTLREVPGEAEVVSHQLLLRAGMIRRVAAGVYTYLPLGWRVAEKIMRIVRQEMDRAGGQELLLPIIQPAELWQATGRWDVYGPEMFRLNDRHGRPFCLGPTHEELITALVRAEVRSYRQLPLLLYQIQNKYRDERRPRFGLLRGREFIMKDLYSFDRDEAGMQASYERMYEAYCRTFSRLGLSFRVVEADPGAIGGGLSQEFMVTAATGEAGIVFCPACGYAADVDKAPCRPQELPPEEPQPPKAVPTPEARTVEEVAAYLGVPTDRILKTLFYIADGRLIGVILRGDRRLNEAKLINLLRCTSLEMAEDRQIEEATGSPPGFVGPVGLEQVPMYADQEVFYLTNAVAGANREGYHLVNVNPGRDFRALKGDLRCAEAQDPCPQCGRPLEATQGIEVGQIFQLGTKYSRALGATYLDERGAERLIVMGCYGIGISRTMAAAVEQHHDDAGIIWPASIAPYQAVVVAVNPAESRQREVAEALYGQLQAAGIEVVLDDRPERAGVKFADADLIGFPWRITVGRKAAEQSRVDVRRRGTADEISLPPEGVREYLKRQLTEEGIN, translated from the coding sequence ATGCGGTTTTCCGCTCTTCTCGCGCCTACCCTGCGGGAAGTACCGGGTGAGGCCGAAGTGGTCAGCCACCAGTTGCTCCTGCGTGCCGGGATGATTCGCCGGGTGGCGGCAGGAGTTTATACCTACCTGCCTTTGGGGTGGCGGGTGGCAGAAAAGATTATGCGCATAGTACGGCAGGAGATGGATCGGGCCGGCGGACAGGAATTGCTGCTTCCCATCATTCAGCCCGCCGAATTGTGGCAGGCTACGGGCCGCTGGGACGTGTACGGTCCGGAAATGTTCCGGCTGAACGACCGCCACGGCCGGCCCTTCTGCCTGGGGCCCACCCATGAAGAGCTCATTACCGCTCTGGTCAGGGCGGAGGTCCGCTCCTATCGACAGTTACCCCTGCTTCTCTACCAGATCCAGAACAAGTACCGGGACGAGCGCCGGCCGCGTTTTGGCCTCCTCCGGGGCAGGGAATTCATCATGAAGGACCTCTATTCCTTCGACCGGGACGAAGCCGGAATGCAGGCCAGCTACGAACGCATGTACGAGGCCTACTGCCGGACTTTCAGCCGGCTGGGACTGAGCTTCCGGGTGGTGGAGGCAGATCCCGGAGCCATCGGCGGTGGGCTCTCCCAGGAATTCATGGTTACCGCCGCCACCGGGGAGGCGGGAATAGTGTTCTGCCCGGCCTGCGGCTATGCCGCGGACGTGGACAAGGCCCCCTGCCGTCCCCAGGAGTTGCCGCCGGAGGAACCCCAACCTCCCAAAGCCGTTCCCACCCCAGAGGCGCGTACGGTTGAAGAGGTGGCCGCCTACCTGGGAGTGCCGACCGATCGCATTCTCAAGACCCTGTTCTACATAGCCGACGGCCGCCTGATAGGCGTAATACTGCGCGGTGATCGGCGGTTAAACGAGGCCAAGCTGATCAACCTCCTGAGGTGCACCTCTTTAGAGATGGCCGAAGACCGGCAGATCGAAGAAGCTACGGGGAGCCCGCCGGGCTTCGTTGGACCGGTGGGCCTGGAACAGGTCCCGATGTACGCCGACCAGGAAGTGTTCTACCTCACCAATGCCGTCGCCGGAGCCAATCGCGAAGGATACCACCTGGTGAACGTGAATCCCGGCCGGGACTTCCGGGCCCTCAAGGGCGATCTCCGCTGCGCGGAGGCTCAGGACCCCTGCCCGCAATGCGGGCGGCCCCTGGAGGCAACGCAGGGAATCGAGGTAGGCCAGATTTTCCAGCTGGGCACCAAGTACAGCCGTGCTCTGGGCGCCACCTACCTGGATGAGCGGGGCGCGGAGCGCCTTATCGTGATGGGCTGTTACGGAATCGGCATTAGCAGGACCATGGCTGCGGCAGTCGAGCAGCACCACGACGATGCGGGCATCATCTGGCCGGCCTCCATAGCTCCCTATCAGGCGGTAGTAGTGGCGGTCAACCCTGCCGAATCCCGCCAGCGGGAGGTGGCGGAAGCCCTCTACGGGCAGCTCCAGGCGGCCGGAATAGAAGTGGTTCTGGACGACCGTCCGGAGCGGGCGGGAGTGAAATTCGCCGATGCCGACCTCATCGGTTTTCCCTGGAGGATAACCGTGGGCAGGAAGGCGGCAGAACAGAGCCGGGTGGACGTCCGGCGCCGGGGAACCGCGGACGAGATCTCCCTGCCTCCCGAGGGGGTACGGGAATACCTGAAACGGCAATTGACCGAAGAAGGTATAAACTAG
- a CDS encoding bifunctional oligoribonuclease/PAP phosphatase NrnA — MNRPMNDDLTALATVLEDAEELLVVTHQIADGDCLGSMLAAYLAFNRGRRRVRAVHPEPVPAIYRFLPRWEAIEPPRVLTEAPRAALVLDCTDPARVGQELALLLERVSLIVNVDHHLGNRYFGHLNYVRPEAAATAELIYDLLETMGIGLTPEIALALYTGLVTDTGCFQFENTSPRSHLIAARLLEAGVAPQEVHRQLWEEKPLVTLRLLEKVLSTLSFAADGRVAWVTVTQAVLAAVGAEAEHCEGLIEYPRSVAGVEVALLFRETETGETKVGFRSKQKVDVNRLAARFGGGGHRRAAGCRLRLPLERAVPLVVEAAAEALREED; from the coding sequence ATGAACCGGCCGATGAATGATGACCTAACCGCCTTGGCAACGGTCCTGGAGGATGCCGAGGAGCTACTGGTAGTCACCCACCAGATAGCCGACGGCGATTGTTTGGGCTCCATGCTGGCAGCCTACCTGGCCTTTAATCGGGGCCGCCGCCGGGTCCGGGCGGTGCATCCCGAACCGGTTCCGGCCATTTACCGCTTCCTGCCGCGCTGGGAGGCAATAGAGCCGCCCCGAGTTCTTACCGAGGCGCCCAGGGCGGCGCTGGTGCTGGACTGTACGGACCCGGCCCGGGTGGGGCAGGAACTGGCGTTGCTGCTGGAGAGAGTTTCTCTCATTGTCAACGTGGATCATCACCTGGGCAACCGTTATTTCGGCCACCTCAACTACGTGCGACCCGAGGCGGCGGCCACCGCCGAGTTGATTTACGACCTGCTGGAAACCATGGGTATCGGCCTTACGCCGGAAATAGCCCTGGCCCTTTACACCGGGCTGGTAACCGATACCGGTTGCTTCCAATTCGAGAACACTTCCCCCCGCAGTCACCTTATTGCCGCCCGCCTGCTGGAGGCGGGTGTGGCTCCCCAGGAGGTACACCGGCAACTTTGGGAGGAAAAGCCGCTGGTCACCCTGCGGCTACTGGAAAAGGTGCTATCTACCTTAAGCTTTGCCGCCGACGGTCGGGTAGCCTGGGTCACGGTAACTCAGGCGGTGCTGGCCGCCGTAGGGGCAGAGGCGGAACACTGCGAGGGGCTGATCGAATACCCCCGGTCGGTGGCCGGAGTAGAAGTGGCCTTACTCTTTCGAGAAACCGAAACGGGCGAAACCAAGGTGGGCTTTCGCTCTAAGCAGAAGGTTGACGTAAACCGTCTGGCGGCAAGGTTCGGTGGGGGTGGCCACCGCCGCGCCGCCGGCTGTCGCCTCCGATTGCCGCTGGAACGGGCCGTACCCCTGGTGGTGGAGGCCGCCGCCGAAGCCCTGCGCGAAGAGGACTAG
- a CDS encoding YlxR family protein — MVKPKRIPERMCVGCRAKRPKKELVRVVRTPEGQILVDATGKQAGRGAYICPEEACLNRAVKSKALERALGVPVQTEILVDLAVQIRRRKEEQLHGGD; from the coding sequence ATGGTCAAACCCAAGAGGATCCCGGAACGAATGTGCGTGGGGTGCCGGGCCAAGCGTCCCAAGAAGGAACTGGTGCGGGTGGTAAGAACCCCGGAGGGGCAGATCCTGGTGGACGCTACGGGCAAACAGGCAGGGCGGGGGGCCTATATATGTCCCGAGGAAGCCTGCCTTAACCGGGCGGTCAAAAGCAAGGCCTTGGAAAGGGCCCTGGGCGTTCCCGTTCAGACGGAGATCCTGGTCGACCTGGCGGTCCAGATCCGGCGGCGCAAGGAAGAGCAACTGCACGGGGGTGACTGA
- a CDS encoding glycosyltransferase family 2 protein has product MSISVIIPAYNEERTVGSIVRAALAARPLVTQVIVVDDGSGDGTGAEARRAGAEVLACAHNRGKAEALLRGAENAGQDTLMFLDADLLGLKPEHVRALALPVVEGRAHMTIGVFRNGRPATDLAQRLAPQLSGQRCLTKAMFADTRPLLGPGYGVEKALNLYARRHGLTVTHVPLVGVSHVMKEEKRGLWRGIEARVRMYLDLWRA; this is encoded by the coding sequence GTGTCAATCTCGGTAATCATTCCGGCCTACAATGAAGAACGGACCGTGGGGAGCATAGTCAGGGCGGCTCTGGCCGCCCGTCCCCTGGTAACACAGGTGATCGTGGTAGACGATGGTTCCGGCGACGGCACGGGAGCGGAGGCCCGGCGCGCCGGCGCCGAGGTGTTGGCCTGCGCACACAACCGGGGTAAGGCCGAGGCACTGCTCCGGGGAGCGGAAAACGCCGGCCAGGACACGCTGATGTTCCTGGACGCCGACCTCCTGGGGCTCAAACCGGAGCACGTGCGGGCCCTGGCCCTGCCGGTAGTCGAAGGCCGCGCTCATATGACCATAGGAGTCTTTCGGAACGGACGCCCGGCCACCGATCTGGCCCAGCGCCTGGCGCCCCAACTCTCCGGACAACGCTGCCTCACCAAGGCGATGTTCGCGGACACGCGCCCTCTCCTGGGGCCCGGATACGGAGTGGAGAAGGCGTTGAACCTTTATGCCCGGCGCCACGGCCTGACCGTAACCCATGTCCCCCTGGTAGGAGTAAGCCACGTCATGAAGGAAGAGAAGCGGGGTCTGTGGAGGGGAATCGAGGCCCGGGTCCGGATGTACCTGGACCTTTGGCGGGCCTGA